Proteins from a genomic interval of Cheilinus undulatus linkage group 15, ASM1832078v1, whole genome shotgun sequence:
- the nms gene encoding neuromedin-U, which translates to MTLTTIRQLFLLCFLWFLGSWSTTDARPFDPWEDGITLRKVRGIQSGDYSDVLLGDQNEEQVQNVFKRFLFHYSKARNSVGPLQQLESHSVHPLMRLSPKLSKRKNKKVLLLTIRDVPEGML; encoded by the exons ATGACTCTCACAACTATACGAcaactttttcttctttgtttcctCTGGTTTCTGGGATCTTGGAGCACAACAG ATGCCAGACCTTTTGATCCGTGGGAGGATGGGATAACTTTAAGAAAG GTTCGAGGGATTCAGAGTGGTGACTATAGTGATGTTCTGTTGGGAGACCAGAATGAG GAGCAGGTCCAGAATGTTTTCAAAAGA ttcttgtTTCATTACTCTAAAGCTCGCAACTCTGTTGGACCTTTGCAGCAGTTAGAG tcTCACTCAGTTCATCCTCTGATGCGACTTTCCCCGAAGCTTTCTAAGAGGAAAAATAAGAAAGTTCTACTTTTG ACGATCCGTGATGTGCCTGAGGGGATGCTGTAG
- the pdcl3 gene encoding phosducin-like protein 3 — protein sequence MQDPNEDTEWNDILRKKGILPPKEVPNEDEEEELALQQQSIVKTYEDMTLEELEENEDEFGEDDEAAIEMYRQKRIAEWKASQIKNVFGEVVEISGQDYVKEVNKAGDGIWVVLHLYKQGIPLCTLINQHLSMLARKFPQTKFLKSISTTCIPNYPDRNLPTIFVYFEGEMKAQFIGPLVFGGMNLKVEELEWRLSETGAVKTDLEENPKKQIEDKLMSSIRCSIPTRKDSDSEDEDY from the exons GACCCAAACGAAGACACAGAGTGGAATGATATTCTGAGGAAGAAGGGTATTCTTCCTCCCAAAGAGGTCCCAaatgaggatgaagaggaggagctggCACTCCAACAGCAGTCTATTG ttAAAACATATGAGGACATGACATTGgaagagctggaggagaatGAGGATGAGTTCGGTGAAGATGATGAAGCTGCTATTGAGATGTACAG ACAGAAGCGTATTGCAGAGTGGAAAGCGTCTCAAATAAAGAATGTGTTTGGTGAGGTGGTGGAAATCTCAGGGCAGGACTACGTCAAGGAGGTCAACAAGGCTGGGGACGGCATTTGGGTGGTGCTGCACCTTTACAAACAGGG CATCCCCCTTTGTACCCTCATCAACCAGCACCTGAGCATGTTAGCCAGGAAGTTTCCTCAGACCAAGTTCCTCAAATCCATCTCCACCACCTGCATCCCCAACTACCCAGACCGCAACCTGCCCACCATCTTCGTCTACTTTGAGGGAGAGATGAAGGCCCAGTTCATTGGACCACTGGTCTTCGGAGGCATGAACCTAAAAGTTGAAG AGCTGGAGTGGAGGTTATCAGAGACCGGAGCTGTAAAGACAGATCTGGAGGAAAACCCTAAGAAGCAAATTGAGGACAAACTCATGTCATCAATCAGATGTTCAATTCCCACACGGAAGGACAGTGACTCTGAGGACGAGGATTATTAA